TGAACGCGTCGGAGACAGCGTCGCCCCAGCTCACCGCGCGGAAGGCCGCCGCGTCCTTGTTGCCCGTCATCGCCGCGGTGAAGGCGGGGCTCACGTCCGGGGCGCGGGCCTTCAACTGGCGCGCCTGCCGCAACAACTGCGAGGCGCGCGAGGTGTGCCCGGACTTCTGGTACAGCGCGGCGGCCTGCTCCAGGCACTCCGCCGCTCGCGCGCGGTCCCCCTGGAGCTCGGCGGTCTGCGCGGCGCGGATCAACTCACGGGGATTGTCGGCCATCGCGGATGCCCGCCTTCAACGTTGCAGTTCCGGAGGTCCCCCGCTTCCCGGCCGCCCCCCGGAGCAGGAGCGGTCGGGAGTGCCCCACGACGCGTGCCCTCACGCCATCGCGAGGAACAACAGGTCCGGCGCTTCCAGGTACTTGATGATCTCGTACACGAAGCTGGCCGCGACATCGCCGTCGATGACGCGGTGGTCGCAGGACAGCGACAGGTTCATCATGTCCCGGACCACGACCTGGTCGTTCTTCACCGCCGGGCGCTTCTTCAGCTTGTGAACGCCCAGGATGCCCACCTCCGGGTGGTTCAGGATGGGCGTGGCGAACAGGCCGCCGCTCTGCCCCAGCGAAGTAATCGTGAAGGTGCCGCCCGTCAGCTCCTCCATCTTCAGCTTGCGGTCGCGCGCCGCGACGCTGAGGCGGGAGATCTCCTTCGCCAGCTCGCCCAGCGTGAGCTGGTCCGCGTTGCGCACCACCGCCACCGTGAGGCCGTCCGGCGTGGCCACCGCGATGCCGATGTTGTACTCGCCGCGCACCACCAGTTCCTGCGTCGACTCGTCGAAGTTCGCGTTGAGGTGCGGGAACTTCTTCATCGCGGCGATGGTCGCCTTCACGATGAACGGCAGGTAGGTCAGCTTCGTGCCGTCACCGGCCGCCGCCAGCTGGCTGTTGAGCCGCGTGCGCAGCGCGACCAGGTCCGTGGCGTCCACCTCCTCCACGAACGCGAAGTGCGGCATCGTGAACTTCGAGCGCACCATCTTCTCGGCGATCTTCTTGCGCAGACCGCGCAGCGCGATGCGCTCGTCGCCCTTGCCGGAAGCCACCGGCGGCGCCGCCGGACGCGCGGCCTGGGGCGCGGAGGATGCGACCTCGTTCTTCTTCGGGGCGCCGTTGCCACCCTCCAGCGCCGCCACCACGTCCGCCTTCGTCACGCGGCCCTGCGGACCCGTGCCGGAGATCTCCGCCAGGTCCAGGCCGTGCTCGCGCGCCATGCGGCGCGTGACCGGCGTGGCCAGGACCTTGGTGGCCGAGGCAGAGGCCGGAGCCGCAGCCGCCTGCGCGGGGCTCGAAGCCGGAGCTCCGTGGGCCTGCGCCGCGGGAGCGCTCCCCTCCATCTCCAGCGTCACCAGCAACTGGTGCACCTTCGCCATGTCGCCTTCACGCCCGTGCGTCTTCACGACGCGGCCGGCGTGGGGGGTGGGCACCGTGACGGTGGCCTTGTCCGTCATCACCTCGCAGAGCACCTGGTCTTCCTTCACCAGGTCGCCCTCCTTGACGTGCCACTTGACGAGCTCGCCCTCCGCCACGCCTTCGCCGAGATCCGGGAGCTTGAATTCGAAAGTCGCCATGAGGGGGAGTGTCTCTCTCTGGGTTGGGGAAGGGGTGCGTCCGGTCAGCCGAGTCGCTCGACGCGCTCGCGCTCCATCAGGCCCTTCATGAAGAATTCGGCGGCGCGGTAGCTGGAGCGAACCAGCGGCCCGGAGGCCACGTAGAGGAATCCGAAGGACTCCGCCAGCGCCTTGTACGCTTCGAACTGCGCGGGCGTCACGAAGCGCTCCACGCGCAGGTGGTACTGCGACGGCTGCAGGTACTGGCCCAGCGTGAGCACGTCCACGCCCACATCGCGCAGGTCCTTGAACGTGCGCTCCAGCTCCTCGTCCGTCTCGCCCAGGCCCACCATCACGGACGTCTTGGTGTAGACCTTCTCCGGGCGGTTCTTCAGGTACTCCAGCACGCGCAGGGACTGGCGGTACGTGGCGCGGCGGTCGCGCACCGTGGGCGTCAGCCGCTCCACCGTCTCCACGTTGTGCGCCACCACGTGCGGCTTCGCCTGCGCCACCGTGGCCAGGTCCTCTTCCTTCCCCTTGAAGTCGGGGATGAGGACCTCCACGAGCGTGCGCGGGCTCTCCTTGCGCAGCTCCCGGATGGCGGACGCGAAGTGGCCGGCGCCTCCGTCCGGACGGTCGTCGCGGTTCACCGACGTGACGACGATGTACTCCAGGTTCATCTCCTTCACCGCCTGCGCCAGATGGATGGGCTCCATCGGGTCCAGCGGCGGAGGCGCCCCCACCTTCACGTGGCAGAAGCGGCAGGCGCGCGTGCACACCTCGCCCATCAGCATCACCGTGGCGGTGCCACCGCCCCAGCACTCGGCGATGTTCGGGCAGCGGGCCTCTTCGCACACCGTGGACAGGCCCACCCGCTTCACGATGGCCTTCACCCGCTCATAGCCCTCGCCATGCGGCAGGCGCACCTTCAACCACTCAGGCTTCCGGGTGCTGTCAGGGACCTGTGGGAGGGGGAATCGGTCGGGAGTCGCCATGGGTCGCGGGCCTTCTAGAGGGTGGGT
The sequence above is drawn from the Corallococcus sp. NCRR genome and encodes:
- a CDS encoding dihydrolipoamide acetyltransferase family protein — encoded protein: MATFEFKLPDLGEGVAEGELVKWHVKEGDLVKEDQVLCEVMTDKATVTVPTPHAGRVVKTHGREGDMAKVHQLLVTLEMEGSAPAAQAHGAPASSPAQAAAAPASASATKVLATPVTRRMAREHGLDLAEISGTGPQGRVTKADVVAALEGGNGAPKKNEVASSAPQAARPAAPPVASGKGDERIALRGLRKKIAEKMVRSKFTMPHFAFVEEVDATDLVALRTRLNSQLAAAGDGTKLTYLPFIVKATIAAMKKFPHLNANFDESTQELVVRGEYNIGIAVATPDGLTVAVVRNADQLTLGELAKEISRLSVAARDRKLKMEELTGGTFTITSLGQSGGLFATPILNHPEVGILGVHKLKKRPAVKNDQVVVRDMMNLSLSCDHRVIDGDVAASFVYEIIKYLEAPDLLFLAMA
- the lipA gene encoding lipoyl synthase — protein: MATPDRFPLPQVPDSTRKPEWLKVRLPHGEGYERVKAIVKRVGLSTVCEEARCPNIAECWGGGTATVMLMGEVCTRACRFCHVKVGAPPPLDPMEPIHLAQAVKEMNLEYIVVTSVNRDDRPDGGAGHFASAIRELRKESPRTLVEVLIPDFKGKEEDLATVAQAKPHVVAHNVETVERLTPTVRDRRATYRQSLRVLEYLKNRPEKVYTKTSVMVGLGETDEELERTFKDLRDVGVDVLTLGQYLQPSQYHLRVERFVTPAQFEAYKALAESFGFLYVASGPLVRSSYRAAEFFMKGLMERERVERLG